A genomic region of Mus musculus strain C57BL/6J chromosome 7, GRCm38.p6 C57BL/6J contains the following coding sequences:
- the Scgb1b2 gene encoding androgen-binding protein eta precursor, translated as MKLTGALVILGATLLLLTSGGDCGICPAIKEDVHLFLFGTPEEYVNYVEKYKDDPETLENTEKLKICVDRTLTKENKEHAAAFIEKIESSPLC; from the exons ATGAAGCTCACTGGTGCTCTGGTGATCCTCGGGGCTACCCTGCTCCTCCTAACTTCAGGGGGAG ATTGTGGCATTTGTCCAGCTATAAAAGAGGATGTTCATCTATTTCTTTTCGGGACCCCAGAAGAGTATGTTAATTATGTGGAGAAATACAAAGATGACCCTGAAACACTGGAAAATACTGAAAAACTCAAGATATGTGTCGATAGGACGTTGACGAAGGAAAACAAGGAACATGCGGCTGCTTTTATC GAAAAAATAGAATCCAGTCCGTTATGTTGA
- the Scgb2b2 gene encoding secretoglobin family 2B member 2 precursor produces the protein MKGTLLLLALLVTGELGFQRTEACIPFFGVYLGILSGNRIGLHTELAPFDPTVEEKEAFEKIQDCYEEEGLKAKTEDMKLMTTILFSSECRSYYTKEVLKNILVKFSKKLTHRS, from the exons ATGAAGGGGACACTTCTTCTGCTGGCCTTGCTGGTGACTGGAGAGCTGGGCTTCCAGAGAA CGGAAGCATGCATACCTTTCTTCGGCGTATATTTGGGTATTCTCTCTGGAAACAGGATTGGGTTACATACAGAACTTGCTCCATTTGATCCTACTGTGGAGGAAAAGGAGGCTTTTGAAAAAATCCAGGACTGCTATGAGGAGGAAGGACTAAAAGCTAAGACTGAAGATATGAAATTGATG acaacTATACTCTTCAGCTCAGAATGCAGGTCGTACTATACCAAAGAAGTCTTGAAGAACATTCTGGTTAAGTTTTCCAAGAAATTAACCCATAGAAGTTAA